A region of Anolis sagrei isolate rAnoSag1 chromosome 2, rAnoSag1.mat, whole genome shotgun sequence DNA encodes the following proteins:
- the LOC137096133 gene encoding LOW QUALITY PROTEIN: uncharacterized protein (The sequence of the model RefSeq protein was modified relative to this genomic sequence to represent the inferred CDS: substituted 1 base at 1 genomic stop codon) — protein sequence MGGIPSKKSLTALECMVENFSKFKELTQTPGCNSPQKLRSLCELDWVQFNTGWPGEGSYDLKDIRTVVRITAEVHPDQFPYAEAWENAIITQPAWLKKCQNEECAVFVALTNLKKPQADKKKRRFGIFPCPEEEVSNPPPYVPMYPQLKAIDNKRATLVPQVTSLTTPAASDTSPGESKKSPLIDLASASRWLQNITEEFLRDSPIAGRTRSHSNPNPKIAFQLPLRSMVQYVQEIDNKGELTLTPKTTYQHVPFTTSDLLNWKSNNPPYTENPQPLINLCETIMASHQPDWADCQQLLQALFTSEERRRILNQGTQLAQIYAAEKTSYNPVEWAAGAFPLTNPNWDPNISREMEYIVRYREFLMEALKKGPQKVINLKKIQEVMQGKDESPGAYLERLLEAYRKYSPYDPESKDGSALLNTSFVTQSAPDIRRKLQKQDGFAGMNLSQLIEIATKVFIHRDEAEKRERKKIREEDHKIFLNLLDERDKLKESESGNRRKRGMWQKERRGGRGMPLGRHQCAICRQEGHWKNECPSAQGTVGIQRGMPSQRGHWRGRGRGGGHQGGYANLVPGARYGEKREEEFVGMVGLGEDWTEXDRPAPLCLGPGEPLVKMNVEGQEMTFLVDTGADHSVVTKPVAPENGLELNVVGATGQRQSYPMLQSRKCDLANQQVMHEFLYIPECPISLLGRDLLCKMRAILAFEDNGTMEMTVRKGLYTLICPMSEEWRIFTVCEESTEEWKRYGVPGVWAEDNPPGLTRCVPPVQIEVKPGMGPVAIRQYPIPRKAVEGINLHLSKLLEYGILRECRSPWNTPLLPLQKPGTQDFRPVQDLRAINQVTVTIHPVVPNPYVLLSLIPAAATHFTVLDLKDAFFCIRLETNSQPIFAFQWENPTTGAKVQYTWTRLPQGFKNSPTIFGTALAQDLQGFPSDPKNRVLLQYVDDLLLAATSQEECYRATKELLHLLYEKGYKVSKKKAQLCKTDVKYLGFRVSQGKRQLEIERKQAVCAIPTPTSRRQVREFLGSAGFCRIWIPNFAIMARPLYEATKGGEKEPFNWTPECAQAFAQLKQALVQAPALGLPDLEKPFTLYVGERDGIAVGVLTQLLGTWARPVAYLSKQIDKVAKGWPSCLRAVAATALLTQEADKLTLGQELVVMVPHSVTAIMEYRGHYWFTNSRMLKYQTLLCENPRIKLQVCSTLNPASLLPIEGELLQHNCLETMDEIYSSRPDLKDQPWPKADATLFTDGSSFVENGQRYAGYAVVTATTVWEAEPLPLNTSAQKAELIALIRALELSEGKTVNIYTDSKYAFTTLHAHGALYKEKGLLNSAGKEIRHSETILRLLDAVWIPAKVAVMHCKGHQYGEDPVTFGNRYADTTAKAAARKGRGQEPVMAPLQVRDWLRKDDLLYTPEEEQWAQREKAVRKNGWLVLPDQRLFVPRQIAWEMIKEAHQETHMGKTALASLMGRQLYINGLTALTGIASARCHICAENNPRTGPLPPPGVQYQGNTPFESLVVDFTEMPKCGPHKYLLVFVCTHSGWPEAYPTRTEKAAEVSRALLRDIIPRYGIPLHIGSDNGPAFVSEVLQSLVQLLGTKWKLHCAYRPQSSGKVERMNQTLKGKLSKMCQETRLPWTRLLPIALLHIRCTPTKFLGLSPFELMYGRPPLGLRHLQGDINQLGQQALKRDVQALGLAIAQLQQYTEELRPPWPATPLHSFRPGDSVLIKDWRLEPLRPKWKGPFTVLLSTPTAVKVEGIKAWIHYTRIKKAPPEWTATPEQKDLLRLHTVKPTAP from the coding sequence atgggTGGTATACCAAGTAAAAAGTCTTTAACTGCTCTTGAATGCATGGTGGAGAATTTCTCAAAATTTAAGGAATTAACTCAAACACCAGGATGTAATAGCCCCCAGAAATTGAGATCTCTTTGTGAACTAGACTGGGTGCAATTTAATACCGGGTGGCCAGGTGAAGGAAGTTATGATTTAAAAGATATCAGAACAGTTGTGAGAATAACAGCAGAGGTTCATCCGGATCAATTTCCATATGCAGAGGCATGGGAAAATGCTATCATTACACAGCCCGCATGGTTAAAGAAATGTCAAAATGAAGAATGTGCTGTTTTTGTAGCTTTAACTAATTTGAAAAAGCCTCAGgcagataaaaagaaaagaagatttgGAATTTTTCCTTGTCCTGAGGAAGAAGTGAGTAACCCTCCTCCTTATGTTCCTATGTACCCACAGTTAAAAGCCATTGACAATAAAAGGGCAACTTTGGTTCCTCAGGTAACTTCTTTAACCACACCAGCAGCTTCTGATACCTCTCCTGGGGAATCTAAAAAGTCACCTTTAATAGATCTAGCATCTGCAAGCAGATGGCTTCAGAATATAACAGAAGAATTTTTGCGAGATAGTCCCATAGCTGGAAGAACTAGAAGCCATAGTAATCCAAACCCAAAGATTGCTTTTCAATTGCCTTTAAGATCAATGGTCCAATATGTACAAGAGATAGATAACAAAGGAGAATTAACCCTAACTCCAAAAACCACTTACCAGCATGTGCCTTTTACCACTTCAGATTTGTTAAATTGGAAGTCTAATAATCCTCCTTACACTGAAAACCCTCAGCCACTTATAAATTTGTGTGAAACAATAATGGCTAGCCACCAGCCAGATTGGGCAGATTGCCAACAGCTATTACAGGCTCTCTTCACATCTGAAGAGCGAAGAAGAATCCTTAATCAAGGAACCCAACTAGCACAGATATATGCTGCTGAAAAGACAAGTTATAATCCCGTTGAATGGGCTGCAGGGGCATTTCCTTTGACAAATCCAAACTGGGATCCTAATATAAGCCGAGAGATGGAATATATAGTCAGATACAGGGAATTTTTAATGGAAGCTTtgaagaagggaccccaaaaggtgaTCAACCTCAAGAAGATACAGGAAGTAATGCAAGGAAAAGATGAAAGTCCAGGTGCTTATTTAGAGAGATTATTGGAAGCTTACCGAAAGTATAGTCCCTATGATCCTGAATCAAAAGATGGATCTGCATTATTAAATACTTCATTTGTTACTCAATCAGCCCCAGACATCCGTAGAAAGTTGCAGAAGCAAGATGGGTTTGCAGGGATGAATCTGTCCCAGTTAATTGAAATAGCTACCAAAGTATTCATCCATAGGGACgaagcagaaaaaagagagagaaagaaaataagagaggagGATCATAAGATTTTTTTGAACCTTCTAGATGAAAGAGATAAATTGAAAGAATCTGaaagtggaaacagaaggaaaagaggaatgtggcagaaggaaagaagaggaggacgagggATGCCCCTGGGAAGACACCAGTGTGCCATTTGTCGTCAAGAAGGTCATTGGAAGAACGAGTGCCCATCTGCTCAAGGAACGGTAGGAATACAAAGGGGAATGCCATCCCAGAGAGGACATTGGAGAGGAAGAGGCCGGGGAGGAGGCCACCAAGGGGGATATGCTAACCTGGTTCCTGGGGCTAGatatggagaaaaaagagaagaagaatttgTTGGGATGGTTGGATTAGGAGAAGACTGGACGGAATAGGACAGACCGGCCCCCTTATGCCTAGGCCCGGGGGAGCCACTGGTCAAAATGAATGTTGAGGGCCAGGAAATGACTTTTCTAGTAGATACGGGAGCTGACCACTCTGTGGTAACCAAGCCAGTGGCCCCTGAAAATGGACTAGAACTTAATGTGGTTGGAGCCACCGGTCAAAGACAAAGTTATCCTATgttacaaagcagaaaatgtgatttaGCAAACCAACAAGTGATGCATGAATTCTTATATATACCTGAATGCCCAATCTCTTTATTAGGAAGAGATTTGCTTTGCAAAATGAGAGCaatattagcatttgaagacaaTGGGACAATGGAAATGACTGTTAGAAAGGGACTTTATACTTTGATTTGTCCTATGTCAGAGGAATGGAGAATATTTACTGTTTGTGAGGAAAGTACTGAAGAATGGAAGAGATATGGAGTTCCAGgtgtatgggcagaagacaatccACCTGGCTTGACCCGGTGTGTTCCACCTGTACAGATAGAAGTAAAACCAGGGATGGGACCTGTGGCTATTCGACAATATCCCATACCTCGAAAAGCTGTAGAAGGGATCAATTTGCATCTGAGCAAGTTACTTGAATATGGGATCCTAAGAGAATGTAGGTCTCCTTGGAACACCCCTCTTTTACCATTACAAAAGCCAGGAACACAAGACTTTCGTCCGGTGCAGGATTTAAGAGCTATAAATCAAGTTACAGTAACCATACATCCTGTAGTGCCCAATCCATATGTACTTTTAAGTTTAATACCAGCAGCTGCTACCCATTTTACAGTCCTGGATTTGAAAGATGCATTTTTTTGTATACGCCTTGAAACCAATAGTCAGCCCATTTTTGCTTTTCAATGGGAAAACCCTACAACCGGAGCAAAAGTCCAATATACTTGGACTCGTTTGCCTCAAGGTTTTAAGAACAGCCCGACGATATTTGGAACTGCATTGGCTCAGGATTTACAAGGGTTCCCATCTGACCCTAAAAATAGGGTGCTTTTACAATATGTGGATGATCTTCTTTTGGCAGCCACGTCACAAGAAGAGTGTTACAGGGCGACTAAGGAACTATTACATCTACTTTATGAAAAAGGATACaaggtttctaaaaagaaggccCAGCTGTGTAAAACTGATGTCAAATATTTGGGTTTTCGTGTGTCACAAGGAAAGAGACAATTAGAAATTGAAAGGAAACAAGCAGTTTGtgccatccccacccccaccagtaGGCGTCAAGTGCGAGAATTCTTGGGGAGTGCGGGGTTTTGCAGAATTTGGATACCGAACTTTGCTATCATGGCAAGACCTCTTTATGAAGCTACAAAGGGGGGTGAAAAGGAACCATTTAATTGGACCCCCGAATGCGCCCAAGCATTTGCCCAGTTAAAACAAGCTCTGGTGCAAGCACCTGCATTGGGCCTGCCAGATTTGGAGAAGCCATTTACCCTTTATGTTGGTGAACGAGATGGAATAGCAGTGGGGGTGCTTACCCAGCTACTAGGAACCTGGGCAAGACCAGTAGCCTACTTGTCCAAACAAATAGACAAGGTAGCAAAGGGTTGGCCATCTTGTCTGCGTGCTGTAGCTGCTACGGCCTTGCTGACTCAAGAAGCTGATAAGTTGACTTTAGGACAAGAATTGGTAGTTATGGTTCCTCACTCAGTAACAGCTATTATGGAATATAGAGGACATTATTGGTTCACAAATAGCCGTATGTTGAAATATCAGACCTTGTTATGTGAGAACCCTCGAATCAAGTTACAGGTTTGCAGTACATTAAATCCTGCTTCACTCCTGCCTATTGAAGGAGAATTACTTCAACATAATTGTTTGGAAACTATGGATGAGATATATTCCAGTAGGCCTGACCTAAAAGATCAACCTTGGCCTAAGGCGGATGCTActctttttacagatggaagcagTTTTGTTGAAAATGGACAAAGGTATGCTGGATATGCTGTAGTAACTGCAACCactgtgtgggaagcagaaccacttccTCTAAACACCTCAGCTCAAAAGGCAGAACTGATAGCCCTAATTAGAGCTCTTGAATTGTCAGAAggaaaaacagtcaacatttatACAGATTCAAAATATGCATTTACTACTCTGCATGCACATGGAGCTTTATATAAAGAAAAGGGTCTATTAAATTCTGCTGGGAAAGAAATACGACATAGTGAGACCATTCTGAGATTGTTAGATGCTGTCTGGATTCCTGCTAAAGTAGCAGTGATGCATTGTAAAGGACATCAATATGGCGAGGATCCTGTGACCTTTGGAAACCGATATGCTGACACTACCGCAAAGGCCGCGGCCCGGAAGGGACGAGGACAAGAGCCGGTCATGGCCCCTTTGCAGGTAAGAGACTGGTTAAGGAAAGATGACTTGTTATATACTCCAGAGGAAGAACAATGGGCCCAGCGTGAGAAAGctgtaaggaaaaatggatggttgGTGTTGCCTGACCAGAGGCTGTTTGTACCCAGACAGATAGCTTGGGAAATGATTAAGGAGGCACACCAGGAAACCCAtatgggaaaaacagctttggccTCACTAATGGGACGACAACTTTACATAAATGGGCTCACTGCCCTAACAGGAATAGCCTCAGCCAGATGTCATATTTGTGCTGAAAATAACCCCAGAACAGGACCACTGCCACCTCCAGGGGTTCAATATCAAGGAAATACACCTTTTGAATCTTTAGTAGTAGATTTCACTGAAATGCCAAAGTGTGGGCCCCATAAGTATTTGCTTGTGTTTGTATGTACTCATTCTGGATGGCCTGAAGCATATCCAACTAGAACTGAAAAGGCGGCTGAAGTGTCAAGGGCACTTCTTAGAGACATCATCCCAAGATATGGGATTCCTTTGCACATTGGTTCAGATAATGGACCAGCTTTTGTATCAGAAGTCTTACAGTCCTTGGTCCAACTATTGGGGACGAAATGGAAGTTGCATTGTGCATATCGACCTCAGAGCTCAGGAAAAGTAGAAAGGATGAATCAAACTCTAAAAGGAAAATTATCAAAAATGTGTCAAGAGACTCGCTTGCCATGGACTAGGTTACTGCCTATAGCCTTGCTCCATATTAGATGTACTCCTACTAAGTTTTTGGGCCTGTCCCCGTTTGAACTTATGTATGGAAGACCTCCCCTTGGATTGAGGCATCTTCAAGGAGATATTAATCAATTGGGACAGCAAGCATTAAAAAGGGATGTTCAAGCATTAGGGCTGGCCATAGCccaacttcaacaatacactgaagaACTAAGACCACCTTGGCCAGCTACTCCTTTACACTCCTTCCGCCCGGGGGACTCAGTGCTGATTAAGGATTGGAGACTAGAACCGTTAAGACCAAAATGGAAAGGGCCTTTTACTGTCTTGCTTTCAACTCCCACAGCTGTCAAAGTGGAAGGAATCAAAGCCTGGATCCATTACACCAGAATAAAAAAGGCACCACCTGAGTGGACTGCGACTCCTGAACAGAAAGATCTCCTGAGACTTCATACCGTCAAACCAACAGCGCCATGA